A region of Allocoleopsis franciscana PCC 7113 DNA encodes the following proteins:
- a CDS encoding PAS domain S-box protein encodes MALSRLPEPFLVCEQILDCIGAIALGITQAQSLNTILNTAVEEVRKILQTDRVLIYRFQSDGSGVVVVESVDVNWTSILNQTLDDSCFANHWAEAYNSSQFRAIEDIYTCEIQPCYLEFLAQLQVRANLIVPILANPPMPQSNRQNPLWGLLIAHHCSSDRSWQPLEVKLLQQVAMQVAIGFATTQRAIAIGQTQAVDSWHTEAIQRQEVQAKLQASQEFLHSIYEGAANSIFVVDVLPSGEFRFAGLNPAHEQLTGLRRQDIVGKSPEQVLPSTAAAAVSANYARCVEAGTTISYEECLPFQGKEAWWLTTLTPLRDAQSRIYQLTGTSINITDRKQAEEKLTRQKEFLRNVIDTNPNLIFVKDWEGRFTLVNQALANMYCTTVEGLTGKTDTDFNSNPAEVEHYLHDDRQVMNSLQSKFIPEETLTSRTGEVHYLQTLKKPLISPDGKARYVLVTATDITDRKRAEQERDREVAAKHRLFEQIEQQNQTLEAKVRERTAQLSIANEQLQQEVRERKRIEEALRESEQQFRQIFQDASIGMALTDFHTHQFIQVNPAWCRLLGYSASEIVSLTFDQITHPDDLPQDLYYLEQRDQGKLDSYRLEKRYFKKNGELIWANLTVTVLREQEGLPKFTLAMIEDITERKQAEELIQASLLEKETLLKEIHHRVKNNLQIISSLLRLQSRQIKDQWTLELFKESQNRVQAMALIHEKLYQSSNLAQIDFQEYITTLVEHLCRSYDIHQPAITIKINVKPVPLPIDTAIPCGLIINELVSNSLKYAFPGNQGGEICVNLQFKASPLNAPVHREQFILTISDNGRGLPEDLDFRNTRSLGLQLVCRLAKQIGGSLELSRSQGTEFKLIFAL; translated from the coding sequence ATGGCACTCAGCCGTTTGCCTGAGCCGTTTCTTGTTTGTGAGCAAATTCTTGACTGCATTGGAGCGATCGCACTTGGCATTACTCAAGCCCAATCCTTAAACACGATTCTGAACACAGCCGTTGAGGAAGTACGGAAAATCCTTCAGACGGATCGAGTCCTGATTTATCGCTTCCAGTCTGACGGGAGTGGTGTTGTAGTGGTTGAGTCGGTTGATGTGAACTGGACATCCATACTGAACCAAACCCTAGATGATTCTTGCTTTGCCAACCACTGGGCAGAGGCTTACAACTCCAGTCAATTCAGGGCTATTGAAGACATTTATACCTGTGAGATTCAGCCCTGTTACCTTGAATTTCTAGCTCAGTTGCAAGTCCGGGCAAACCTGATAGTTCCCATCCTGGCAAACCCTCCGATGCCACAATCTAACAGGCAAAATCCCTTATGGGGATTGCTCATAGCTCATCATTGTTCCAGTGATCGGTCTTGGCAGCCATTAGAGGTAAAATTGCTGCAACAAGTAGCCATGCAAGTGGCGATTGGCTTTGCCACCACCCAAAGGGCGATCGCCATTGGGCAAACTCAAGCAGTTGATTCGTGGCACACAGAAGCAATCCAACGGCAAGAGGTACAAGCTAAACTGCAAGCCAGTCAGGAATTTTTGCACAGCATCTATGAGGGTGCAGCCAATTCAATTTTTGTGGTTGATGTACTGCCATCCGGTGAGTTCCGTTTTGCGGGATTAAATCCAGCCCATGAGCAATTAACTGGACTACGCCGCCAGGACATCGTAGGCAAATCACCGGAACAAGTCCTGCCTTCGACGGCGGCGGCGGCGGTTTCTGCCAACTATGCTCGCTGTGTTGAAGCGGGTACCACAATTTCTTACGAAGAGTGCCTGCCCTTCCAAGGCAAAGAGGCTTGGTGGCTCACTACCCTTACCCCACTAAGAGATGCACAGTCTAGGATATATCAGTTAACCGGCACCAGCATCAATATTACAGATCGTAAGCAGGCCGAAGAGAAACTCACCCGACAAAAGGAGTTTCTGCGTAATGTCATCGATACGAACCCAAACTTGATTTTTGTCAAAGATTGGGAAGGAAGGTTTACGCTGGTCAATCAAGCCCTAGCGAACATGTATTGCACAACGGTTGAAGGCCTAACCGGAAAGACGGATACAGATTTTAATTCTAATCCCGCAGAAGTCGAGCATTATCTTCACGATGATCGGCAAGTCATGAATTCGTTGCAATCCAAGTTCATTCCTGAAGAAACCCTCACCTCTCGAACTGGAGAAGTTCATTATTTACAGACGCTCAAGAAGCCGCTGATATCACCCGATGGTAAGGCGCGTTATGTGCTTGTCACGGCAACAGACATTACGGATCGCAAACGAGCTGAACAGGAACGCGATCGCGAAGTCGCCGCCAAGCATCGCCTGTTTGAACAAATTGAACAGCAAAACCAAACCTTGGAAGCCAAAGTGCGTGAGCGCACGGCACAACTAAGTATTGCCAATGAGCAGCTACAGCAGGAGGTAAGGGAGCGCAAGCGGATAGAAGAGGCTTTACGTGAAAGTGAACAACAGTTCCGTCAAATCTTCCAAGATGCTTCCATTGGCATGGCGCTCACCGACTTTCACACTCATCAATTCATACAGGTGAACCCAGCCTGGTGTCGGTTACTGGGATATTCTGCATCAGAAATCGTATCTCTGACGTTTGACCAAATCACCCATCCCGATGATTTGCCGCAAGATTTGTACTACTTAGAGCAACGTGATCAGGGTAAGCTCGACAGCTACCGCCTAGAAAAGCGCTATTTCAAGAAAAATGGTGAACTCATCTGGGCAAATCTTACGGTGACAGTTCTCAGAGAGCAAGAGGGTTTGCCCAAGTTTACCCTAGCCATGATTGAAGATATTACGGAGCGTAAGCAGGCAGAAGAGCTGATTCAAGCTTCCTTGCTCGAAAAAGAAACCCTGCTCAAAGAGATTCACCACCGCGTCAAAAATAACTTACAGATTATCTCCAGCCTACTCCGCTTGCAATCCAGGCAAATTAAAGACCAGTGGACTCTGGAATTGTTCAAAGAGAGCCAAAACCGAGTGCAGGCCATGGCGTTGATTCATGAGAAGCTTTATCAATCGTCTAACTTAGCTCAAATTGACTTTCAGGAATATATCACAACCCTCGTTGAGCATTTATGTCGTTCTTACGACATTCATCAACCCGCTATCACGATTAAAATCAATGTGAAGCCAGTTCCACTCCCTATTGATACAGCGATACCCTGTGGTTTGATTATTAATGAACTGGTGAGTAACTCTCTCAAGTACGCCTTTCCTGGGAATCAAGGGGGTGAAATTTGTGTTAACCTTCAGTTCAAAGCGTCGCCATTGAACGCGCCAGTACATAGAGAGCAGTTTATCCTAACCATCAGTGATAATGGCAGGGGTTTGCCAGAAGACTTAGACTTTCGCAACACTCGCTCACTTGGGTTACAGTTGGTGTGTCGATTGGCTAAGCAGATAGGAGGTAGCCTAGAACTCAGCCGCAGCCAGGGAACTGAATTTAAGCTCATATTTGCCTTATGA
- a CDS encoding class I SAM-dependent methyltransferase yields the protein MTKKTLGLDSPLYDYLLSVSVRESDILRQLREETAHLPRAVMQISPEQGQFMTLLVQLLGATKTLEIGVFTGYSSLCVAMALPPDGKMVACDVSEEYTTIARRYWEAAGVADKIDLRLAPALETLDELLSNGQAGTFDFAFIDADKANYEKYYERSLELIRPGGLIAIDNVLWSGRVADSQVKDNQTNSIRAFNQKLYQDQRVTLSLVPIADGLTLALKRP from the coding sequence ATGACAAAAAAGACTCTTGGGCTTGATTCTCCACTCTACGATTACCTTTTATCCGTTTCTGTGCGAGAGTCAGATATTCTCCGGCAACTGCGGGAGGAAACCGCCCATCTGCCGAGGGCGGTGATGCAGATTTCGCCGGAACAAGGTCAATTTATGACGCTGCTGGTGCAATTGCTGGGTGCGACAAAAACATTGGAAATTGGGGTATTTACGGGTTACAGTTCCCTGTGTGTGGCGATGGCACTACCCCCCGATGGGAAAATGGTCGCCTGTGATGTGAGTGAGGAATACACCACGATTGCGCGTCGTTACTGGGAGGCGGCTGGGGTAGCCGATAAGATTGATTTACGATTAGCACCTGCACTGGAAACCTTGGATGAACTCCTCAGCAACGGACAGGCAGGAACCTTTGATTTTGCCTTTATTGATGCGGATAAGGCGAATTATGAAAAGTATTATGAGCGATCGCTGGAGTTAATTCGCCCTGGTGGTCTAATTGCGATCGATAATGTTCTGTGGTCAGGACGAGTTGCGGACTCCCAGGTAAAAGATAATCAAACTAACTCAATTCGCGCTTTTAACCAGAAGTTATACCAAGATCAACGGGTAACGCTGAGCCTGGTTCCGATTGCCGATGGACTCACTCTAGCCCTCAAGCGTCCGTAA
- a CDS encoding APC family permease, with product MSLRKPNVNTRLNNLAVPTRQGIVPKPSLAFVDAVALIVGIVIGAGIFETPALVAANAGGVSGVILIWLLGGAISLVGALCYAELATAYPHPGGNYHYLMRAFGKPIAFLFAWARMMVLQTGSIALLAFVFGDYASQILPLGMYSPSIYAAMAIALFTGLNLLGVRQGKWTQNGLATIQVLGLLLLIAVGLLGTPGAAPIVPPAPTSSSGNLGLALVFVLLSYGGWNEAVYISAELQNLKRNMIRSLLVSIGIISSIYLLVNFAYLHGLGLAGMQQSQAVAADLMRRVMGEPGAVFISLLITVTALCSMNATIFTGARTNYALGQDFSLFSYLGRWHHRANTPTQALWVQGAIALALVLLGSLTRKGFETMVDYTAPVFWFFFLLTGISLLVLRAKEPQVPRPFCVPLYPLTPILFCCICAYLLYSSLAYTGIGAMVGVAVVAAGVPVLLWMRRRPA from the coding sequence ATGTCTTTACGTAAGCCGAATGTGAATACTCGATTAAATAATCTTGCTGTCCCAACCCGTCAAGGAATCGTACCTAAGCCATCCCTGGCTTTTGTCGATGCGGTTGCCCTGATCGTTGGGATTGTCATTGGTGCTGGTATTTTTGAAACTCCAGCCTTAGTTGCAGCTAATGCTGGAGGTGTCAGTGGAGTCATATTGATCTGGTTATTAGGGGGTGCAATCTCCTTGGTTGGAGCACTCTGCTATGCCGAATTGGCGACAGCGTATCCCCACCCTGGTGGTAACTACCATTACCTGATGCGTGCGTTTGGCAAGCCGATCGCTTTCTTGTTTGCCTGGGCACGAATGATGGTATTGCAAACAGGCTCGATCGCACTTTTAGCCTTTGTGTTTGGCGACTATGCCTCACAAATATTGCCACTGGGGATGTATTCACCCTCTATTTATGCCGCAATGGCAATCGCGCTTTTTACAGGACTCAATCTCCTCGGCGTGAGACAAGGAAAGTGGACACAAAATGGGTTAGCCACAATACAAGTCCTCGGCTTACTGTTGTTAATTGCGGTTGGCCTTTTGGGGACTCCCGGCGCTGCACCCATAGTACCGCCAGCGCCTACCTCTTCTTCAGGAAACCTAGGTTTAGCCCTGGTTTTTGTGCTGCTGTCTTATGGGGGGTGGAATGAAGCCGTCTATATCTCGGCAGAGTTGCAGAACCTGAAACGCAATATGATCCGATCACTGTTGGTGAGCATTGGTATCATCAGCAGCATTTACCTGTTAGTAAACTTCGCTTACCTGCACGGATTGGGACTGGCAGGGATGCAACAATCTCAAGCCGTGGCTGCCGATTTGATGCGTCGGGTTATGGGTGAACCGGGTGCCGTATTCATCAGTTTGTTGATTACGGTTACAGCCTTGTGTTCAATGAACGCCACGATTTTTACGGGGGCGAGAACTAACTACGCTTTAGGACAAGACTTTTCCCTCTTCTCCTACCTCGGACGCTGGCACCACCGAGCCAATACACCCACCCAAGCCTTATGGGTACAAGGTGCGATCGCTTTGGCATTGGTGTTGTTAGGTAGCCTCACCCGTAAAGGCTTTGAGACGATGGTAGACTACACGGCTCCTGTCTTCTGGTTCTTTTTCTTACTGACGGGAATATCCCTGTTAGTCTTGCGGGCAAAAGAACCCCAGGTTCCTCGACCCTTCTGTGTCCCGCTTTACCCTTTGACTCCCATTTTATTTTGCTGCATTTGTGCTTATTTGCTCTACTCCAGCCTTGCTTATACCGGGATTGGAGCCATGGTAGGTGTTGCTGTAGTAGCGGCAGGTGTACCTGTGTTGCTATGGATGCGGCGTAGACCGGCTTGA
- a CDS encoding carbohydrate ABC transporter permease: protein MKADPIRLQEQRTGWLMLAPALLLLLLVFAYPILRSFGLSLFTQNLGTQLQPIFSGLDNYMRMVGDGRFWQSLSNTILFTSVSVALELIFGMAIALILNPAYHGRALVRTVALLPWALPTALLGLAWTWIFNDQFGVWNDILMRLGIIQTGINWLGDPITAMMAVIAADVWKTTPFISILLLAGLQSIPEDLYEAHAIDGATPWQSFTTITLPLLMPQILIVLLFRFAGAFGVFDLIQVMTGGGPGGATEVVSLYIYATVMRYLDFGYGAALVVVTFLFLVAVVLTGSFFLNQYRANISGIN from the coding sequence ATGAAAGCCGACCCCATCCGCTTACAAGAACAAAGGACAGGCTGGCTCATGCTAGCCCCTGCTTTGCTGTTACTATTACTGGTTTTTGCTTATCCCATTTTGCGCTCATTTGGCTTAAGTTTGTTTACGCAAAATTTGGGGACACAGCTACAACCCATCTTTTCCGGTTTAGACAATTACATGCGGATGGTGGGGGATGGGCGCTTTTGGCAAAGTCTATCTAACACCATCCTGTTTACCTCAGTATCCGTTGCCCTGGAACTGATTTTTGGCATGGCGATCGCATTAATTTTAAATCCTGCCTATCACGGACGGGCATTAGTCCGAACTGTTGCCCTCTTACCTTGGGCATTACCCACCGCCCTTCTAGGACTCGCTTGGACATGGATTTTTAATGACCAATTCGGGGTTTGGAATGACATCTTGATGCGTTTGGGCATCATTCAAACTGGAATCAACTGGTTGGGAGATCCCATAACCGCTATGATGGCTGTCATTGCTGCCGATGTTTGGAAAACTACGCCCTTTATTAGTATTTTGCTTCTTGCCGGTTTGCAATCAATTCCTGAAGACCTTTACGAAGCTCATGCGATCGATGGTGCAACACCTTGGCAAAGTTTTACCACCATCACACTGCCCCTATTAATGCCGCAAATTTTAATAGTATTGCTGTTCCGTTTTGCGGGAGCTTTTGGGGTTTTTGACCTGATCCAAGTCATGACAGGAGGTGGGCCTGGGGGAGCTACTGAAGTGGTATCTCTCTATATCTATGCCACAGTCATGCGCTATCTAGATTTTGGTTATGGTGCAGCTTTAGTTGTGGTGACATTTTTATTTCTAGTCGCTGTCGTATTGACAGGTAGTTTCTTCCTCAATCAATATCGTGCCAATATTTCTGGCATCAATTAA
- a CDS encoding DMT family transporter: MTNFNGELAALGAAFLWALSAVIYAHLGQKVSPLALNLSKGVIAIALIALTLIVQGNYWPADMNGVALGCLLLSGVVGIGLGDTFYFEALNHLGARRTLLLEALAPPLSAFIALVFLREALSLGAWMGIFLTVLGVSWVISERVPGTTVNAENPLRGVGFALVSALAQASGAVLSRAALADTAISPLWSTLLRLMGCVVVLLLWIPFKQGSQAAFKPLQSKQLLGIIIITALFSTYLGIMLQQTALKYTATGIAQALLSTSPLFVLPMTISMGEIVSPRAFLGVLVALGGIGLLFGYQ, from the coding sequence ATGACAAACTTCAATGGAGAACTAGCGGCTTTAGGTGCCGCCTTTTTGTGGGCGCTGTCTGCGGTAATTTACGCTCACCTCGGTCAAAAGGTATCGCCGCTAGCCCTCAATTTGAGCAAAGGCGTGATTGCGATCGCCTTGATTGCCTTAACTCTGATTGTGCAAGGCAACTACTGGCCGGCGGACATGAATGGGGTTGCTTTAGGATGCCTGCTATTAAGCGGTGTGGTTGGCATTGGTTTAGGCGACACCTTTTACTTTGAGGCGTTGAACCACTTGGGAGCCAGACGAACTCTGTTACTAGAAGCCTTGGCTCCCCCTTTATCCGCTTTCATCGCCCTAGTTTTTTTGCGGGAAGCTTTGAGTTTAGGAGCTTGGATGGGCATTTTTCTCACCGTCTTGGGAGTGTCTTGGGTGATTAGTGAGCGGGTGCCGGGAACTACCGTTAACGCCGAAAACCCCCTTCGAGGCGTTGGTTTTGCCCTCGTGTCAGCGTTGGCACAGGCAAGCGGAGCCGTTTTATCCCGTGCGGCTTTGGCAGACACAGCCATTAGCCCTTTATGGAGTACACTATTGCGCCTAATGGGTTGTGTTGTGGTATTGCTATTGTGGATACCGTTTAAACAGGGGTCTCAAGCTGCGTTTAAACCATTGCAATCTAAACAATTATTAGGCATTATTATCATCACGGCTTTGTTCAGCACTTACTTAGGGATTATGCTGCAACAAACAGCCTTGAAATATACCGCAACAGGAATTGCTCAAGCGCTTCTTTCCACCAGTCCTTTATTTGTTCTACCGATGACGATCAGTATGGGTGAAATCGTTAGTCCTAGAGCGTTTTTGGGGGTGTTGGTTGCACTGGGAGGGATTGGGTTGTTGTTTGGTTATCAATAA
- a CDS encoding peroxiredoxin — MISRRTVVSILLASCLTLLMGLNFTPTAQALGGKLPAINEPAPEFTLPTNTGDGNVSLSDYRGKWVVLYFYPKDFTSGCTLEARRFQQDSPKYMERNVQILGVSADDVESHAEFCDSEGLKFPLLADTDGEVSKAYGSWMGFVSLRHTFIIDPKGTLREVFLGVRPAIHSTEVLARLDELQVKSS; from the coding sequence ATGATTTCTCGTCGCACTGTTGTGAGTATTCTCTTGGCGAGTTGCCTTACCCTCCTAATGGGGTTGAATTTCACGCCGACTGCCCAAGCCCTCGGCGGTAAGCTACCTGCCATCAATGAACCTGCACCAGAGTTTACACTGCCCACAAATACGGGCGATGGTAACGTGTCACTGTCTGACTATCGCGGCAAGTGGGTTGTTCTCTATTTTTACCCTAAAGATTTCACCTCTGGTTGCACGTTAGAAGCGCGTCGATTTCAGCAAGATTCGCCCAAATACATGGAAAGAAATGTGCAGATTCTGGGCGTTAGTGCTGACGATGTGGAGTCTCACGCCGAATTTTGTGATTCCGAGGGTTTGAAATTTCCTCTTCTTGCCGATACCGATGGCGAAGTGAGCAAGGCTTATGGTTCCTGGATGGGCTTCGTTTCCCTGCGCCATACCTTTATCATTGACCCGAAAGGAACCCTACGCGAGGTATTTTTGGGCGTGAGACCGGCTATTCATAGCACCGAAGTGTTAGCACGTCTGGATGAGTTGCAAGTGAAATCTTCTTAA
- a CDS encoding ABC transporter substrate-binding protein — protein MNKINTLGRSLKKVGKKIRFYGFWGLIVSCILISQFWGQPALTQESVTITALINAGEVSYWKELIVKDFEKENPGIHLEIIEAPNATDLTENLYTAAFILGDSPYDLVYMDVIWTGKFAAAGWLLDLSDRMSEDELKVFMDKDVEAGRYKGKLYRIPLRSDAGMLYYRTDLLEQIGAKPPETFEDLIKTSQQLQEKKATRWGYVWQGAQYEGLPAMFVEIIEGFGGFWVNSETNEVGLDQPEAIKAVEFLRSAIDKNISPPGVISYREEDTRRLFVSGESAFLRNWPYVWATANEPSSEIKGKVGIKPMVHIPGAKSGACLGGWGMGIAKTSKHPQEALKAIQYFTSKEAQRRFTLETASISSRRDLFSDPEIIAKYPHYPKFQKLVESAVLRPPIAQYAQASDILQRYLNAALSNRSLSVEKTMKAAANETRNLLKS, from the coding sequence ATGAACAAAATCAATACATTAGGAAGAAGTCTGAAGAAAGTTGGTAAAAAAATTAGATTTTATGGTTTTTGGGGATTAATTGTTTCCTGTATTCTCATCTCTCAGTTCTGGGGTCAACCTGCACTGACACAGGAATCGGTAACCATCACCGCCCTAATTAATGCTGGGGAAGTTTCATATTGGAAGGAATTAATCGTCAAAGATTTCGAGAAAGAAAATCCAGGTATTCATCTGGAGATTATTGAGGCACCTAACGCCACAGATTTGACAGAAAACCTGTACACAGCGGCTTTCATCCTGGGTGACTCGCCCTATGACCTAGTTTACATGGATGTAATCTGGACAGGTAAATTTGCGGCGGCTGGGTGGCTTTTAGACCTGAGCGATCGCATGTCTGAGGACGAGTTGAAAGTCTTTATGGATAAGGATGTGGAGGCGGGACGTTACAAAGGCAAGCTATACCGAATTCCACTCCGTTCCGATGCTGGAATGCTCTACTATCGTACAGATTTATTGGAACAAATTGGAGCTAAGCCGCCAGAAACCTTTGAAGATTTAATTAAAACTTCTCAACAATTGCAGGAGAAAAAAGCAACTCGTTGGGGTTATGTCTGGCAAGGTGCTCAATACGAAGGATTGCCAGCGATGTTTGTCGAAATCATCGAAGGTTTCGGTGGCTTTTGGGTGAATTCAGAGACCAACGAAGTTGGACTTGATCAACCAGAGGCAATTAAAGCAGTTGAGTTTTTACGCAGCGCGATCGACAAAAATATCTCTCCTCCTGGAGTCATAAGTTACCGAGAAGAAGACACCCGACGTTTATTTGTAAGTGGTGAATCAGCATTTTTGCGGAATTGGCCTTATGTTTGGGCGACTGCGAATGAACCGAGTTCAGAAATTAAGGGCAAGGTTGGGATTAAACCCATGGTTCATATTCCAGGTGCAAAAAGTGGGGCTTGCTTAGGGGGTTGGGGGATGGGAATTGCCAAAACTTCTAAACATCCTCAAGAAGCTTTGAAAGCCATTCAGTACTTTACCAGCAAAGAAGCACAGCGTCGGTTCACGTTGGAAACCGCGAGTATTTCCAGCAGACGGGATTTATTTAGCGACCCAGAGATTATTGCTAAATATCCTCACTATCCAAAATTCCAAAAATTAGTAGAAAGTGCTGTCTTACGTCCACCCATTGCTCAGTATGCCCAAGCTTCTGATATTTTGCAGCGCTACCTCAATGCTGCCCTCAGTAATAGAAGCCTCAGTGTGGAAAAAACGATGAAAGCGGCAGCGAATGAAACACGTAATTTGCTAAAGAGTTAA
- a CDS encoding SAM-dependent methyltransferase: MQLHRMLLLAATSLSASSVLLTGCAQPSAVAPPTQQPEANVQTPISTANVPTPVAEAPTPQREPDVVYVPTPDEVVEKMLELAKVGKDDVLYDLGSGDGRIPITAAQKFGTQGFGVELRPELIQEANQNAQKAGVSDRVQFLQQDLFQTNISNASVVTLYLLPELNVKLRPMLFEQLKPGTRIVSHDFDMGDWKPEQTVQVQGPNRVHTVYSWVIPEKVPENLR; encoded by the coding sequence ATGCAATTACACCGCATGTTGTTGTTAGCCGCAACCAGTTTGAGTGCTAGTAGTGTCTTACTAACAGGATGTGCTCAGCCATCCGCTGTCGCTCCTCCAACTCAACAACCGGAAGCGAATGTTCAGACTCCAATCTCTACCGCCAATGTCCCAACTCCAGTTGCTGAAGCTCCAACTCCACAACGGGAACCGGATGTCGTCTATGTCCCAACACCCGATGAAGTGGTTGAGAAAATGTTAGAACTGGCGAAAGTTGGGAAAGATGATGTTTTGTACGACCTCGGCAGTGGTGACGGACGAATTCCGATTACAGCCGCGCAAAAGTTTGGCACACAGGGGTTTGGGGTAGAACTTCGCCCAGAACTGATCCAAGAGGCGAATCAAAATGCCCAGAAGGCGGGTGTTAGCGATCGCGTCCAGTTTCTGCAACAAGATTTGTTTCAGACGAATATCAGCAATGCCAGCGTTGTCACACTTTACCTGCTGCCTGAACTCAATGTAAAACTACGACCGATGCTGTTTGAGCAACTCAAGCCAGGAACTCGGATTGTTTCCCATGACTTCGATATGGGCGACTGGAAGCCGGAACAAACTGTACAAGTGCAAGGCCCCAATCGCGTACATACCGTTTATTCTTGGGTTATTCCTGAGAAAGTTCCAGAGAATTTACGTTAA
- a CDS encoding carbohydrate ABC transporter permease, translating into MTAIPDSPAPKLQAEKINILKQVILPLGILLLLIFCLAPILWQLLTSIKINKDISAVPNVYIPSEYTFKHYIDLFLRRPFARYIFNSFFVSLISTFLCLAIGTPAAYALARLRLPGENIILSGILSITLFPFVLFFLGLLEVIQRLHLGNNYLALIIPYIAINLPLTISIMRSFFLQLPVELEDAAKVDGYNTWQMLTQILLPMTVPALVTTGVLTFIFAWNEFIFALTFITRESMKTIPVATAQLGTTSVFELPYGAIAAATVLGTLPLVLLVLFFQRRIVQGLTAGAIKG; encoded by the coding sequence ATGACTGCAATTCCCGATTCTCCAGCCCCGAAACTTCAGGCCGAAAAAATCAATATTCTCAAGCAGGTTATCTTGCCCTTGGGCATCTTATTGCTGTTAATCTTTTGCCTTGCGCCGATTCTCTGGCAATTACTTACATCCATTAAGATTAATAAGGATATCTCCGCTGTTCCCAACGTCTATATTCCTAGCGAGTATACGTTCAAGCACTATATTGATTTATTCCTGCGTCGTCCTTTTGCTCGATATATCTTTAATAGTTTCTTTGTTTCCCTTATCTCTACATTTCTCTGTTTAGCAATTGGGACACCCGCAGCTTACGCTCTGGCACGCTTACGCCTTCCCGGTGAAAATATTATCCTATCCGGCATTTTATCGATTACTTTATTTCCCTTCGTCCTCTTCTTCCTGGGATTACTAGAAGTTATCCAAAGACTCCATCTAGGCAACAACTATTTGGCTTTAATTATTCCCTATATAGCAATTAATTTACCTCTAACTATTTCGATTATGCGGAGTTTCTTTCTCCAGCTCCCCGTCGAATTAGAAGATGCGGCTAAGGTTGATGGTTACAACACCTGGCAAATGTTGACTCAAATTCTGCTGCCGATGACGGTTCCGGCGCTGGTAACAACTGGGGTACTGACTTTTATCTTTGCCTGGAATGAGTTTATTTTCGCCCTCACGTTTATTACCCGTGAATCGATGAAAACCATTCCTGTTGCTACCGCTCAATTAGGTACGACATCCGTATTTGAACTTCCCTATGGTGCCATTGCCGCCGCCACAGTTTTGGGGACGTTACCTTTAGTATTGCTTGTGCTTTTCTTCCAACGGCGAATTGTTCAGGGTTTAACGGCAGGCGCAATTAAGGGGTAA
- a CDS encoding LysR family transcriptional regulator, which yields MDRINPYKLKISQLRALVAVADHNNFSEAALHLDLSQSAISHAIANLEDELGVLLLSRGRHGAHPTPVGERVIAQSRQVLQLLEGIIKEANREKGLHGGQVRIAAFRSVATHILPSVIARFRRQFPAIMVAITEFDDFTGVEQSLRESHADIGFTYLPSGEEFETWELLRDDYVALLPPNSGFRNPKITWEQLAAYPLIVPATNSCSLRIRNHLRTAEYPLKIAYEVREDSTIVSMVTQNLGAAILPRLAAEPLPPGIQVCSLPIPLQRIIGTAVLTNALHTPAVYAFLDALKNLGRFSTKAVV from the coding sequence ATGGATAGAATCAATCCCTATAAGTTAAAAATTTCTCAATTACGTGCCTTAGTGGCGGTAGCAGACCACAATAATTTTAGTGAGGCTGCTCTACACTTGGATTTATCCCAGTCAGCCATCAGCCATGCGATCGCCAACCTAGAAGATGAATTGGGCGTACTGTTGCTCTCGCGAGGGCGTCACGGAGCACATCCAACACCTGTCGGTGAACGGGTGATTGCTCAGTCACGTCAAGTCCTGCAACTTTTAGAAGGAATCATCAAAGAAGCCAATCGGGAAAAAGGCTTACATGGGGGACAGGTGCGAATTGCTGCTTTTCGCAGTGTGGCAACCCATATTTTACCCAGCGTAATTGCCCGGTTCCGTCGCCAATTCCCAGCCATTATGGTGGCGATTACTGAGTTTGACGATTTTACTGGGGTGGAACAATCGTTGCGCGAAAGCCATGCTGATATTGGCTTTACCTATCTTCCCTCTGGAGAAGAATTTGAAACTTGGGAACTGCTACGAGATGACTACGTTGCCTTGCTCCCACCCAACTCAGGGTTTAGAAACCCTAAGATTACTTGGGAGCAGTTAGCCGCCTATCCCTTAATTGTGCCTGCTACTAATAGTTGCTCGCTCAGAATTCGTAACCATTTGAGGACGGCAGAATACCCGTTAAAAATTGCCTATGAAGTTCGGGAAGATTCAACAATTGTCAGTATGGTGACGCAAAATTTAGGAGCGGCTATTCTTCCTCGACTGGCTGCCGAACCCTTACCCCCAGGAATTCAAGTATGCAGCCTACCCATTCCTTTACAAAGGATTATTGGGACAGCCGTTCTCACCAATGCCCTTCACACTCCAGCGGTTTATGCTTTTTTAGATGCGCTAAAAAACCTGGGGAGATTTAGTACGAAAGCGGTGGTTTAG